From a single Lewinella sp. LCG006 genomic region:
- a CDS encoding N-acetylmuramoyl-L-alanine amidase: MRPFFLTAIFLLVSLGMSWAEVTYFQTKALAGDGTYSMLRRYQLDGHRCNFDQFYQLNSIDKNTGLRAGRLYFLPIQVYTFDGRTIRSTIGNNDWNTAVKIRDYNLALVNLGLLTSSYDKSLKLLVPHHILNCEEETINIASPVSTDPEEVSGGSGSTAENDGISSSGGRRLFPIFGPEYAYTPLASTKLRGKVFYVVGGHGGPDPGAIGQRGNYRLCEDEYAYDVALRLCRNLIANGATAYMINRDPDDGIRNDKFLECDTDEVIWGDIRQSSNQKVRLTQRSDIINELYDKHRLQGVTDQKVVVIHVDSRSQSQRTDLFFYHHPSSESGRDLARQMQRIMRAKYRRYRSNGEYHGTVTARDLHMLRECKPTSVYIELANIRNTTDQQRIIIQRNRELLAEWMLEGLMNEGDD, from the coding sequence ATGCGTCCATTTTTTCTAACTGCTATCTTCTTGCTTGTCAGCCTGGGGATGAGTTGGGCAGAAGTTACTTATTTTCAAACCAAAGCACTTGCTGGTGATGGTACCTACAGTATGTTGCGGCGATATCAGCTAGATGGGCATCGCTGTAATTTTGATCAGTTTTACCAATTGAACAGCATTGATAAGAATACAGGATTACGAGCGGGTAGACTCTATTTTCTACCCATTCAAGTCTATACTTTCGATGGCCGCACAATTCGTTCTACCATTGGTAATAACGACTGGAACACGGCGGTGAAAATTCGTGATTATAACCTGGCCTTGGTCAATCTGGGGCTGCTGACCTCAAGCTATGACAAAAGCCTGAAACTGCTTGTCCCTCACCATATTTTGAATTGTGAAGAGGAAACCATCAATATCGCATCCCCCGTATCGACCGATCCGGAAGAAGTAAGTGGGGGGAGTGGTAGTACCGCGGAGAATGATGGCATTTCAAGCAGTGGTGGTCGGCGATTGTTCCCGATTTTTGGTCCAGAATATGCTTACACGCCTTTGGCCAGCACAAAACTACGAGGAAAGGTCTTTTATGTGGTAGGTGGGCACGGAGGGCCTGATCCCGGAGCCATTGGCCAGCGCGGAAATTATCGTCTCTGTGAAGACGAGTACGCTTATGATGTTGCACTTCGACTTTGCCGTAATCTAATCGCCAATGGAGCTACGGCCTATATGATTAACCGTGATCCTGATGATGGTATTCGTAATGATAAATTTCTCGAATGTGATACCGACGAGGTGATCTGGGGAGATATCCGGCAATCGTCAAATCAAAAAGTACGATTAACGCAGCGTTCTGATATCATCAATGAACTTTATGATAAACATCGTTTGCAAGGTGTAACCGATCAAAAGGTGGTGGTCATACATGTAGATTCTCGCAGCCAAAGTCAACGTACGGACTTGTTCTTCTATCATCATCCTTCCAGCGAAAGTGGCCGTGATTTGGCCCGACAGATGCAGCGAATCATGCGGGCCAAATATCGCCGTTATCGTTCCAATGGTGAATACCACGGCACCGTTACGGCACGCGATCTTCACATGCTACGGGAATGCAAGCCTACTTCTGTGTATATCGAGTTGGCTAATATTCGCAATACCACCGATCAACAACGCATCATTATCCAACGCAACCGCGAACTGCTAGCAGAATGGATGCTGGAAGGATTGATGAATGAAGGTGATGATTAA
- a CDS encoding heme exporter protein CcmB, with the protein MRLLWRDWILEWRTRYALSGIVLYVLATIVLVYSALIDIQPKIWNAIFWVIILFAAISAIVKSFVQESQSRQLYYYNLVHPLALLFAKIIYNTTLLFLLSLLSWAALSLLTGNPVKETGLFVLAIFLGSMGLSIAFTFVSAISAKAQNSATLMAILGFPVIIPILLTLVKIGANALRLIRDTSISSDILILVAINLVLLSVALLLYPFLWRD; encoded by the coding sequence ATGCGCCTACTCTGGCGTGACTGGATTTTAGAATGGCGTACCCGATATGCCCTTAGTGGTATTGTGCTTTATGTACTCGCAACCATTGTGTTGGTTTACTCAGCATTGATTGATATTCAACCCAAGATTTGGAACGCCATCTTCTGGGTAATTATTCTTTTTGCCGCCATTAGTGCCATCGTCAAGAGTTTTGTCCAAGAGAGCCAAAGTCGTCAGTTGTATTACTATAATTTGGTGCATCCATTGGCATTGTTATTTGCAAAAATCATTTACAATACGACCCTACTCTTCCTCCTGAGTCTTTTAAGCTGGGCAGCATTAAGTTTACTCACCGGAAACCCGGTTAAGGAAACAGGATTATTTGTGCTGGCAATATTTCTTGGTAGCATGGGATTGTCTATTGCGTTTACTTTTGTTTCTGCCATTTCGGCCAAAGCACAAAATAGTGCGACACTAATGGCCATTTTGGGTTTCCCTGTGATCATCCCTATTTTACTTACCTTGGTGAAAATTGGAGCAAACGCGTTACGGCTGATCCGAGATACTTCTATTTCCAGTGATATCCTTATCTTGGTCGCGATCAATTTGGTATTGCTCAGTGTAGCCCTATTACTTTACCCTTTTCTTTGGCGAGATTAA
- the ccsA gene encoding cytochrome c biogenesis protein CcsA gives MEKLIRQFWWKALGVLILLYVFVVGLLVPLKPGITVVTPSSAVTGQELILDIEGYNTNFDKAEDTLRMWLKMDNERSLAANRIEIKGPRHATVAFLIPDYLPSTQRVQDFALVIDNPIDGAAVRPNAVLVTQDSIDPDQGNQLWINEPMNALHEQKGITFPFRNILGETIRNTYFHVSLWLAMMIIFIAAMVYSIKYLRRLESRYDYWASALTSVGLLLGGLGLLTGAIWAEYTWGKFWSWDIKQFTTLIALLIYMAYFVLRSAFPDEAQRARISAVYNIFAFIALIPLIYVLPRLTDSLHPGNGGNPALGGEDLDNTMRMVFYPAVIGWTLISCWIASLLYRASRLEEYIWDKWDEGDTIEK, from the coding sequence ATGGAAAAACTCATCCGTCAATTTTGGTGGAAAGCACTAGGAGTTCTCATTCTGCTCTACGTTTTTGTTGTAGGACTACTGGTTCCTTTAAAGCCGGGCATCACGGTGGTGACGCCTTCTTCTGCGGTTACGGGTCAAGAGCTGATTTTGGACATAGAGGGGTACAATACCAATTTTGATAAAGCAGAGGATACCCTGCGCATGTGGTTAAAAATGGACAATGAGCGTAGCCTTGCGGCTAACCGTATCGAAATAAAAGGGCCTCGTCACGCTACCGTAGCATTTCTTATCCCCGACTATCTGCCAAGTACTCAGCGTGTTCAGGATTTCGCGCTCGTCATTGACAACCCAATTGATGGTGCAGCGGTAAGGCCCAACGCCGTATTGGTCACGCAAGACTCGATTGATCCCGACCAGGGAAATCAGCTGTGGATAAACGAACCAATGAATGCCTTACACGAGCAGAAAGGTATTACGTTTCCCTTTCGAAACATTTTAGGAGAAACCATTCGCAATACTTATTTCCATGTGTCCTTATGGCTGGCGATGATGATTATTTTCATTGCAGCTATGGTGTACAGTATCAAATATCTTCGCCGATTAGAAAGCCGTTATGACTACTGGGCTTCGGCGCTGACGAGTGTAGGCCTACTTTTAGGTGGCTTAGGCTTACTTACGGGGGCTATTTGGGCCGAATACACCTGGGGGAAATTCTGGAGTTGGGACATTAAACAGTTTACAACGCTGATTGCCCTACTCATATACATGGCGTACTTTGTTTTACGAAGTGCCTTCCCCGACGAGGCCCAACGTGCGCGGATTTCAGCAGTATATAACATCTTTGCTTTCATTGCTTTAATTCCGTTGATTTACGTCCTGCCTCGCCTTACAGACAGCCTTCACCCCGGCAACGGTGGCAATCCGGCCTTAGGAGGAGAAGACCTTGACAATACCATGCGGATGGTTTTTTACCCCGCTGTAATTGGCTGGACACTTATCAGTTGCTGGATCGCCAGTTTACTCTATCGGGCCTCTCGCTTGGAAGAATATATTTGGGACAAATGGGACGAAGGTGACACTATCGAAAAATAG
- a CDS encoding CcmD family protein, whose amino-acid sequence MKAANWILTAFLVFSCLTTGAAQTGSTDFMRSMGKMYVVVAVIVAVFIGLILFLVVLDRRLTKIENQINDHG is encoded by the coding sequence ATGAAAGCTGCAAACTGGATCCTTACTGCATTCCTCGTATTTTCTTGCCTCACCACGGGTGCTGCTCAGACTGGTTCAACCGACTTTATGCGTAGCATGGGAAAAATGTACGTCGTAGTAGCGGTGATTGTAGCCGTATTTATTGGGCTTATTTTGTTCTTGGTCGTGCTCGACCGAAGACTAACCAAAATTGAAAATCAAATTAATGACCATGGCTAA
- a CDS encoding Glu/Leu/Phe/Val dehydrogenase, which translates to MANNQPDVFYESVQKYFDNAAIHTGLPDGLLSQIKACNAVYRIHFPVKFGNEVKVIEAYRVQHSHHRSPTKGGIRYSNHVNQEEVMALATLMTYKCAIVDVPFGGAKGGVKINPWEYTPGQLEKITRRYTTELIRRNFIGPAIDVPAPDYGTGPREMSWIYDTYRSFHSGDIDAAGCVTGKPVTQNGIRGRTEATGRGVYYGIREACSVSEDMKKLGLTTGTEGKTMVVQGLGNVGSYTAMISQDEGGISIVGVSEVEGAIYKKDGIDIHDLLKFRAENGSILNYPGAKSFPKERRREVMEFECDILVPAALENQIDKENAKRIKAKIIAEAANGPVTAEAQKIMVEAGKMILPDLYLNAGGVTVSYFEWLKNLSHMRFGRMDKRFNQQTYSNIINVVEELTGKSVNDAQRAMIARGADEIDLVRSGLEETMIVAYHQIREIQKRKRSIKDLRTAAFVNAINKIASDYTSFGIWP; encoded by the coding sequence ATGGCTAATAACCAGCCGGACGTATTTTACGAAAGTGTACAAAAGTACTTTGACAATGCAGCCATCCATACGGGTCTACCCGATGGTTTACTGTCGCAGATTAAAGCGTGTAATGCTGTTTACCGAATTCATTTCCCGGTAAAATTCGGAAATGAGGTAAAGGTAATCGAAGCTTACCGTGTGCAGCATAGTCATCACCGTAGTCCAACCAAAGGAGGTATCCGTTACAGTAATCACGTCAACCAGGAAGAAGTAATGGCCCTGGCGACCTTGATGACTTACAAATGTGCTATTGTTGACGTACCTTTTGGTGGCGCCAAAGGCGGGGTAAAAATCAACCCTTGGGAATACACCCCCGGGCAATTGGAAAAAATTACTCGCCGCTATACCACGGAATTGATTCGCCGTAACTTCATTGGCCCAGCCATTGATGTACCAGCGCCTGATTATGGAACGGGACCAAGGGAAATGTCGTGGATTTACGATACTTACCGTTCTTTTCACAGCGGCGACATTGATGCTGCGGGCTGTGTGACGGGAAAACCTGTTACCCAAAACGGTATTAGAGGTCGTACGGAAGCTACCGGACGGGGCGTATACTACGGTATTCGCGAAGCTTGTTCTGTTTCTGAAGACATGAAAAAACTGGGCCTTACTACTGGTACCGAAGGAAAAACGATGGTCGTTCAAGGCCTTGGTAATGTAGGCTCCTACACCGCCATGATCTCACAGGATGAAGGTGGTATCTCTATTGTAGGTGTTTCGGAAGTTGAAGGTGCTATTTACAAGAAGGACGGCATCGATATTCATGACTTGTTGAAGTTCCGCGCCGAAAACGGATCTATTCTCAACTATCCAGGTGCGAAATCGTTCCCGAAAGAACGTCGCCGGGAAGTGATGGAATTTGAATGTGATATTCTCGTTCCAGCAGCACTAGAGAACCAGATCGATAAAGAAAACGCAAAGCGGATCAAAGCCAAAATTATTGCGGAAGCGGCAAATGGTCCAGTAACAGCCGAAGCTCAAAAAATTATGGTTGAAGCAGGTAAAATGATTTTACCTGATCTTTACCTTAATGCAGGTGGTGTTACGGTTTCATATTTCGAATGGTTGAAGAACCTATCGCACATGCGTTTTGGTAGAATGGACAAGCGATTTAACCAGCAAACTTACAGCAACATCATCAATGTTGTAGAAGAACTTACTGGCAAGTCCGTCAATGATGCCCAGCGTGCGATGATTGCCCGTGGGGCCGATGAGATTGATCTCGTTCGCAGTGGTCTGGAAGAAACCATGATTGTTGCGTATCACCAAATTCGTGAAATCCAAAAGCGCAAGCGTAGTATCAAAGATTTACGTACAGCAGCTTTTGTCAATGCGATCAATAAAATAGCCAGCGATTATACCTCTTTTGGCATCTGGCCATAA
- a CDS encoding Lrp/AsnC family transcriptional regulator: MADKLDKIDLKILKILQENSKITNLDLSKKIGLSPAPTLERVKKLEQSEIIQSYHAQVNPQSIGLNVKTFVLVSLAWQKENALNHFLEKIKGIEEIVECYIITGDADFLIKIVCQDIPTYEKLLFKTLSQIEEIERLKTLMTLSSVKDSKVLPFKYE, encoded by the coding sequence ATGGCAGATAAACTGGATAAAATTGATCTCAAAATTTTGAAGATCCTCCAGGAGAACAGTAAAATAACCAACCTAGACCTCTCCAAAAAAATTGGCCTCTCGCCTGCACCTACCCTTGAGCGTGTCAAGAAGCTGGAACAGAGTGAGATTATCCAAAGCTACCATGCCCAGGTAAACCCTCAGTCTATTGGGTTGAATGTCAAGACATTTGTGCTGGTATCCTTGGCTTGGCAAAAAGAAAACGCCCTTAATCATTTCCTCGAAAAGATTAAAGGAATTGAAGAGATTGTGGAGTGTTACATCATTACCGGTGATGCTGATTTCCTCATCAAAATTGTTTGTCAGGATATTCCTACCTACGAGAAATTACTTTTCAAAACACTTTCTCAGATTGAAGAAATTGAGCGTCTAAAAACACTCATGACCCTTTCTTCGGTTAAAGACAGTAAAGTACTTCCGTTTAAGTACGAGTAA
- a CDS encoding choice-of-anchor L domain-containing protein: MNKLLTQRMVFILPLVLLLWGPNNRVQAQSDTISAVSNTDGEYLIREIFLGGGECFEVSNIQLRGEVGQAGVFTNGAASIGFAEGIILSNGNVEEIMGPNLGYTLGDANTLSTGYGVTNTDPDLATLSMLEGDNNSNFFDPVVLEFDFVPTLDSISFEFVFASEEYCQFSLSSFIDLFGFFIDGPGITGPFTNNGINIAIVPGTNQAITARSISPFFNNTFYRNNIPPGQVGCSLNQPAPASDFNAFDGFTVPLVASARVIPCETYHIKLVVSDRGFDDQLDAAVFLKANSFAAGLTSRIASQVTGPSQTNDTSYEGCGSTSIIFTRGDSVLTNDLTVFYSLLPGSTATPGVDFTALPDSVVIPAGVFADTVVIDFFADAIIEGPESFTIKLRNPCDCSESELTITILETTPLTGSIMGPNTVCAGDGLELVAVPSGGTGEIFYEWSNGDQDSIFNGIPLTDDTIRLVITDECGTTQILEHIVHAQSPQGMLDGDFVLCDGRPDVSLPITLTDGTNFSFDLLDNGSPTTYTNIPGGVFQIPITNTGVYQLANLSADGCNGTTEGEAQVLVVDITTTAQIDTIDCFGAANGTIAVAPTGGTGVYNYIWSHQAGLNTAIVDNLDVGTYNIFINDSNGCLDTLSVTLSQPPLLEIAIDTLNLLADCQTLGSLQGQASGGVAPYTFSWSDGSMNALNDNLSSGTYTLSVTDANNCLSTQSTTIVGDSLLPAVIISALDSLDCGTTSIILDASNSSQNGNYTYQWTDAANNVIPAPDPFMLNVSTPDTYTLSILDNDNNCSASNSIQVDVYPSSLAPVISGPNSLNCTQDTIQLGIANPDPDWTLSWEDLNGVALAGNVTTLDVFTPAMYILVASQNGTTCTGRDTITITGDFVAPELMLVNLPDTLDCDQNQVSIDANILSGSGSYSYQWSGPNGGIVGSTQTEDIIVEEPGDYQLIIEDLSNGCTDTLMSTVLEDLSSLTIAPIPDTLLNCFFPMINLTATSPNTGNLSFSWENPLGVIISNSATAQISTPGTYQVLLSDADNGCSQMAQVQVAIDTIAPSVTPNLPGDLDCLNDTIILSTLPGLAHYTPIWRNAMGDILPSTSWEQAVGQAGGYSLTIRDQLNGCRSTILFDVGIDTIPPVIDFLPVDTLTCSVDTTVLIAVISNGSGNYDYLWTSQPGAIVSPTDLSSIEAVSAAVYTLIVTDQRNHCTDTLSIDVIEDKQLPELPLLNDTIINCYAPSVTLMGSSPSMVNLAYNWQDENELVLGNTPDLFVDQAGNYTLQITNTDNDCTDEISIEVSDDFLAPMANAGEDLTIGCFATTATLQGEEGPTNWVPSWIAPDGSILSTGNWQLTTGLIGNFQLNVIDTLNGCVANDQANIALDQDAPIAEAGPSTTILDCFSGTALIDLSNSSQGNNIIYTIVDAGGTTVVESTLPSFSTSIPGNYSLIVTNTDNDCQSTDAFSIVMEEPSIDALITNNIACNEETGSIIFDVVSSGSPPYLYSIDGGDTFVSEPVFSNLPTGTYDLVVQDLNGCEAQSVTSISQAPGIDMVLEEQVELKLGDQYTLKPLFNQPNNQIASIQWSSDPQLSCTDCLNPIFTATQTTFLEVVVTDLNGCTSTARILLLVDESVPVFVPNVFSPTNQDGTNDRFTIYGDPQQIITILSLNIFDRWGNQIFVNENFQVNDPSQGWDGKVRGQALNKAVFVYWAELLLQNGERTIIKGDVFLMN; the protein is encoded by the coding sequence ATGAACAAACTCCTAACTCAAAGGATGGTATTTATACTTCCTTTGGTGCTACTCCTTTGGGGTCCGAACAACCGAGTGCAGGCACAATCGGATACAATCTCGGCAGTAAGTAACACGGATGGTGAATACTTAATCAGAGAAATTTTCCTGGGAGGAGGAGAATGTTTCGAAGTATCTAATATTCAACTTCGAGGTGAGGTAGGTCAAGCAGGCGTTTTCACCAATGGTGCTGCCTCCATCGGCTTTGCAGAAGGGATCATCCTTTCTAATGGCAATGTGGAAGAAATTATGGGGCCTAACCTTGGATATACTCTTGGTGATGCCAACACCCTTTCCACTGGTTATGGTGTTACCAATACTGATCCAGATCTAGCCACCCTATCCATGCTGGAAGGCGACAACAATTCTAATTTTTTCGACCCTGTAGTTCTTGAATTTGACTTTGTTCCTACCCTAGATAGCATCTCTTTTGAGTTTGTTTTTGCTTCTGAAGAATATTGCCAGTTTTCACTTAGCTCCTTCATTGATTTATTTGGCTTTTTTATCGACGGGCCTGGAATCACAGGCCCTTTCACGAATAATGGGATCAATATTGCTATTGTTCCGGGTACTAACCAAGCAATAACAGCTAGAAGTATTAGCCCTTTTTTCAACAACACCTTCTATCGCAACAATATACCTCCCGGACAAGTAGGTTGTAGCCTCAACCAACCCGCACCGGCCTCTGATTTTAATGCCTTTGATGGGTTTACCGTCCCTTTGGTTGCTTCGGCAAGGGTCATTCCTTGTGAGACCTATCACATTAAATTGGTGGTGAGTGATCGTGGCTTTGACGATCAACTTGATGCGGCCGTTTTCCTGAAAGCCAACAGTTTTGCAGCAGGACTTACTTCACGTATTGCTAGTCAGGTGACAGGGCCAAGCCAGACCAATGACACTTCTTATGAAGGGTGTGGCTCTACTTCCATAATTTTTACTCGAGGAGATTCAGTGCTCACCAATGATCTTACCGTCTTTTATAGCCTCCTACCGGGCAGCACCGCTACTCCTGGTGTAGATTTTACCGCACTCCCCGATTCTGTTGTTATTCCGGCTGGCGTCTTTGCTGATACGGTGGTCATTGATTTCTTTGCTGACGCAATTATTGAAGGTCCGGAGAGTTTTACGATAAAACTTAGAAATCCTTGTGATTGTAGTGAATCCGAACTCACCATCACCATCCTGGAGACAACGCCTCTTACGGGTAGCATAATGGGCCCTAATACGGTCTGTGCCGGTGATGGATTGGAGTTGGTCGCAGTCCCCAGTGGAGGTACTGGAGAGATTTTCTATGAATGGTCTAATGGAGATCAGGATTCTATCTTTAACGGTATTCCCCTTACTGATGACACCATCCGCCTAGTGATCACCGACGAGTGTGGTACTACCCAAATTTTAGAACATATTGTCCATGCGCAATCTCCTCAGGGTATGCTAGATGGAGACTTTGTCCTATGCGATGGTCGCCCTGATGTTTCGCTTCCGATCACCTTGACGGACGGCACCAATTTTTCCTTCGATTTGCTGGATAATGGTTCACCCACCACTTATACAAATATACCCGGTGGTGTTTTCCAAATCCCCATTACCAATACTGGCGTTTACCAACTGGCTAACCTCAGTGCCGATGGTTGTAACGGAACGACAGAAGGCGAAGCGCAGGTACTCGTTGTTGATATTACTACGACCGCCCAAATTGACACCATCGACTGCTTTGGTGCGGCAAATGGGACCATAGCGGTTGCCCCTACTGGTGGAACTGGCGTTTACAATTATATATGGAGCCATCAGGCTGGATTAAATACGGCGATAGTTGACAATTTAGATGTTGGCACTTACAATATTTTCATCAACGATAGCAATGGTTGTTTAGACACCCTGTCCGTCACGCTCAGTCAACCTCCCCTACTAGAAATTGCTATTGATACCCTCAACCTCTTGGCTGACTGCCAGACCTTAGGTAGTCTCCAAGGCCAGGCCAGCGGTGGTGTTGCCCCCTATACTTTTAGCTGGTCCGATGGCAGTATGAATGCGCTCAATGATAATTTGTCAAGTGGCACCTATACCCTTAGTGTAACGGATGCTAACAATTGTTTAAGCACCCAATCCACCACCATCGTTGGCGACAGCTTACTACCAGCAGTAATCATCTCTGCACTGGATTCTTTAGATTGTGGCACTACCAGCATTATTCTTGATGCCAGTAACTCTAGCCAGAATGGGAATTACACCTATCAATGGACGGATGCTGCGAACAATGTGATCCCGGCGCCCGATCCTTTTATGCTAAATGTCAGTACACCTGACACTTACACTTTAAGTATTTTAGACAACGATAATAACTGTTCAGCTTCCAACAGTATCCAAGTTGATGTTTATCCCTCATCATTGGCTCCGGTCATTAGTGGACCGAACAGCCTCAACTGTACCCAAGATACCATCCAATTAGGCATTGCCAATCCTGATCCAGACTGGACGCTGAGCTGGGAAGATCTTAATGGTGTTGCTTTGGCTGGCAATGTCACCACTCTAGATGTTTTTACTCCAGCTATGTATATACTGGTTGCTTCCCAAAATGGCACAACCTGTACGGGTAGAGATACCATCACCATCACAGGAGATTTTGTCGCGCCGGAGCTTATGCTTGTCAATCTACCCGATACCCTGGATTGTGACCAAAATCAAGTGAGTATAGATGCTAACATCTTGAGTGGATCTGGCAGCTATAGTTATCAATGGTCAGGCCCCAACGGAGGAATTGTGGGCAGTACCCAAACTGAAGATATAATAGTTGAGGAACCTGGCGACTATCAGCTCATCATTGAGGATCTTAGCAACGGCTGCACCGATACCTTAATGAGTACTGTTCTGGAAGATTTATCCTCACTGACCATCGCCCCCATACCAGATACGTTATTAAACTGTTTCTTCCCGATGATCAACCTGACAGCCACTAGTCCTAATACTGGCAACCTCAGTTTTAGTTGGGAGAATCCCCTGGGAGTGATCATTAGTAACTCCGCTACCGCACAAATCAGCACCCCTGGTACTTATCAAGTCTTACTTTCCGATGCCGACAATGGATGTTCACAAATGGCTCAAGTGCAAGTAGCTATTGACACCATCGCCCCGAGTGTAACGCCCAATTTGCCTGGGGATCTTGATTGCCTTAATGATACGATAATCTTAAGCACCCTCCCCGGGTTGGCGCATTACACCCCTATTTGGAGAAATGCGATGGGAGATATTTTACCAAGCACTAGCTGGGAACAAGCTGTTGGTCAGGCGGGTGGATATTCCCTTACCATTAGAGATCAATTGAACGGTTGCCGCAGTACTATTCTTTTTGATGTAGGTATCGATACTATTCCACCCGTGATTGATTTCTTACCGGTTGATACCTTGACCTGTAGTGTTGATACTACGGTATTGATTGCTGTCATAAGCAATGGTTCTGGCAACTACGATTACCTGTGGACCAGCCAGCCCGGTGCTATTGTAAGCCCAACTGACTTGAGTAGTATTGAAGCGGTATCGGCGGCAGTTTATACCTTAATCGTTACCGACCAACGCAACCATTGTACCGACACTTTAAGTATTGATGTCATAGAAGACAAACAACTCCCTGAATTGCCCCTTTTAAACGATACTATCATCAACTGTTACGCACCTTCTGTTACGCTAATGGGTAGCAGTCCTTCCATGGTAAACCTCGCTTATAACTGGCAAGATGAGAATGAGCTCGTGTTGGGTAACACCCCGGATCTTTTCGTTGATCAGGCAGGAAATTATACCCTGCAAATAACCAATACAGACAATGACTGTACCGATGAAATCAGTATCGAAGTAAGTGATGACTTTTTGGCACCAATGGCCAACGCTGGAGAGGATTTAACGATAGGATGCTTTGCGACAACAGCTACTTTACAGGGAGAGGAAGGCCCTACCAACTGGGTACCCAGCTGGATAGCTCCCGATGGTAGCATCCTGAGTACCGGCAACTGGCAATTGACGACTGGCCTCATTGGCAATTTCCAACTTAATGTCATCGACACCCTTAATGGTTGTGTTGCAAATGACCAAGCAAATATCGCACTTGATCAGGATGCCCCTATTGCTGAAGCTGGCCCCAGTACAACAATTCTGGATTGTTTTTCCGGTACTGCCCTCATTGATTTGAGCAATTCCAGCCAGGGAAATAATATCATTTATACCATTGTTGATGCTGGCGGAACCACGGTAGTAGAAAGTACCCTTCCCAGTTTTTCTACCAGTATCCCTGGCAACTATTCTCTCATCGTCACCAATACAGATAATGATTGCCAATCTACGGATGCCTTTAGCATTGTCATGGAAGAGCCAAGCATTGATGCGCTGATTACCAACAACATTGCTTGTAATGAAGAAACGGGCAGTATCATTTTTGACGTGGTAAGCAGTGGTAGTCCGCCCTATTTGTACAGTATAGATGGCGGGGATACTTTTGTCAGTGAACCCGTCTTCTCTAATCTACCTACTGGCACTTACGACCTTGTAGTCCAGGACCTCAATGGTTGCGAAGCACAAAGTGTGACCAGCATCAGTCAGGCACCAGGAATCGACATGGTATTGGAAGAGCAAGTGGAATTAAAGCTAGGCGATCAGTATACCCTGAAACCGCTTTTCAATCAACCCAATAACCAGATCGCCAGCATACAATGGAGCAGTGACCCACAATTGAGCTGTACGGATTGCCTAAACCCTATTTTCACCGCAACGCAAACGACTTTTCTTGAAGTAGTAGTCACTGATCTTAACGGCTGTACCTCCACGGCGAGGATACTTCTACTGGTGGATGAATCCGTACCCGTTTTTGTGCCCAATGTGTTTTCACCAACCAACCAAGATGGTACTAATGACCGCTTTACCATTTATGGTGACCCACAACAAATCATCACTATATTATCCTTAAACATCTTTGATCGTTGGGGTAATCAAATTTTCGTTAACGAGAATTTTCAGGTCAACGATCCTTCTCAAGGTTGGGATGGAAAAGTACGGGGCCAAGCCCTTAACAAAGCCGTTTTTGTATACTGGGCAGAACTTTTACTCCAAAACGGAGAAAGGACAATTATCAAGGGAGATGTCTTCCTAATGAATTAA